From Paenarthrobacter sp. A20:
AACCTCCACCTGGCCAGCGCCACAAAGATCGCTACCTTACCCAGTGTTTGCCCCGTATCCACACCCGAAGGAGCGGGCGGCCCATCAACGGCCGGCATCTACTACTTGGACGATGTCATCATTACGCCATTCAAATTCGAAAACGGTCGGGTCTTCGCTCCTGAGGGTCCAGGCCTCGGAATCGAGGTTGACCGGGAGAAACTGGCCAGGTACTCGGTATGACCATTGCAGTCCTTGGTGCTGGAGGTGGCGGACTGTCTGCGGCCGTCGAGTTAACCGCGGCGGGCCACGATGTAGTCCTGTGGAATCGCAACCCTGACAGACTCGCCCCTCATGTCGATCAACACGTTCGTTACCGGGGAGTTTTCGGTGAAGGCGCCGCCAAAATCAGCGCCATGACCTCGGACCTCCATGCCGCAATAGACGGTGCCGCGGCAGTGGCTGTTTGCCTGCCGAGCGTTGTCCATGCACGTCTCTTTCAGGAATTGGCGACCGAAAAGTGTTCGGTGCCAATCATCCTGAATCCTGGACACACGGGAGGAGCGCTGCATCTTCGTGCAGTGTTCGCCAGTGCCGGCGTCTCGGTCCCCCCAGTAGCAGAGTTCTCGACTTTGACCTACGTTGCCCGGGTAGATACAACGGGAGCCGTCAACATCAGCGGGCGGGCAAACCAAGTCCGTGTTGCGGCTCTGCCAGGTGGCGCCGACGCAGTCTTGAAGGCAAAATCACTGTTCCCGGGATGCGCCGAAGTCTCCGACGTACTGGCCTCCAGTCTGTCCAATGTCAATCTGGTCCTCCACCCGCCAGGGGCGGTACTAGGGGCATCCTGGGTGGAGGCCACGGGCGGAGACTTCACCTTTTATGTTGAAGGAATGACTGCGGGAGTAGGGCGCGTCCTGAATCAGCTGGACATGGAGAGATTGGAAGTGGCTAGAGCCTTTGGCCACGAACTTCCACCGCTGTCGACGGAGATGGCAGCCATTGGCACAGTGGACGAAACTGCCGCTCAAGCGGGCAACACTGTCGAGGCAATCAGGGG
This genomic window contains:
- a CDS encoding NAD/NADP octopine/nopaline dehydrogenase family protein produces the protein MTIAVLGAGGGGLSAAVELTAAGHDVVLWNRNPDRLAPHVDQHVRYRGVFGEGAAKISAMTSDLHAAIDGAAAVAVCLPSVVHARLFQELATEKCSVPIILNPGHTGGALHLRAVFASAGVSVPPVAEFSTLTYVARVDTTGAVNISGRANQVRVAALPGGADAVLKAKSLFPGCAEVSDVLASSLSNVNLVLHPPGAVLGASWVEATGGDFTFYVEGMTAGVGRVLNQLDMERLEVARAFGHELPPLSTEMAAIGTVDETAAQAGNTVEAIRGGAANAAIAAPDSFSHRYYQEDLAFGLLPFVELARIAQTPVPVAEALLKLGATAVGGDLLAAGLDAGRLGLKGMTRDGLIESVRV